Proteins encoded together in one Dehalogenimonas sp. THU2 window:
- the rpsJ gene encoding 30S ribosomal protein S10: MGKQKIRIKLKGFDHKVLDQSAVQIVEALERTGAIISGPVPLPTHIKKYSVIRSSFIDKDSQEQFEIRTHKRLIDIVETTSKTIDALTSLNMPAGVDIDIKL; this comes from the coding sequence ATGGGCAAACAAAAAATCCGCATCAAGCTCAAGGGATTCGATCACAAAGTGCTCGACCAATCCGCCGTGCAGATCGTCGAAGCGCTGGAACGCACCGGCGCGATCATTTCCGGCCCGGTACCGCTGCCGACCCATATCAAAAAGTACAGCGTAATCCGGTCGTCATTCATTGACAAGGATTCCCAGGAACAGTTCGAGATACGCACCCACAAACGCCTGATCGACATAGTGGAAACGACATCCAAGACCATCGACGCCCTCACCAGCCTCAATATGCCGGCCGGTGTCGATATCGATATTAAGCTTTAG